In one Portunus trituberculatus isolate SZX2019 chromosome 31, ASM1759143v1, whole genome shotgun sequence genomic region, the following are encoded:
- the LOC123511504 gene encoding nucleobindin-2-like isoform X2: protein MRQWQIAVLLVAVGVVVTKALPVKDKKPTPEEEKKAAEAHEGDGTDDWELNLEYGRYLKEVVQALESDQAFRKKLETAEVDDIKSGKIARELHFVDHNVRTKLDELKRRELERLRHLAVKEHEKEAGVDRSLLKVPVHIDHRNPTRFEVEDLKKLIVKTTEDLEKVDQERKKEFKKYEMEKEYLRQEEMQSMDDSHRKEVEEKHQQEIKQHKQHEKLHHPGSKQQLEEVWEEQDHMQPEDFDPKTFFHLHDLDGNGYWDQTEVKALFKKELDKMYDPNAPEDDMMERYEEMERMREHVFQESDLNRDNLISFKEFVDQTKRADFEQDNGWQGLDEEELYSQQEYEEYQRQRHEEIQRLVEAGAIPPPPGYHGAPAIQPAVYQGGPHPGLAHPNTLQQGYQAVPQVYQAVPQGYQAVPQGYQVVPQGYQAVPQGYQAVPQSHQAPPQGYQAVPQQDPNQLAQQGQAHPAQIQVGQVPPAQAQQAHPAQAQQAHPAQVQQVQPGLVQQAQPAQVQQAQPPQAVNAQQGLPAQQHPGQVQGVPGQVAHSQHPDLKAPVAGQVPQPPQPVAGQGVAAHPSQPAAVHH from the exons ATGAGACAGTGGCAGATAGCAGTGCTACTGGTggcggtgggggtggtggtgaccAAGGCTCTTCCAGTCAAGGATAAGAAGCCCACacctgaggaagaaaagaaggctgCAGAGGCACACGAGGGAGATGGCACAGATGACTGG GAGTTGAACCTGGAGTATGGCAGGTACCTGAAGGAGGTGGTGCAGGCTCTGGAGAGTGACCAAGCCTTCAGGAAAAAATTGGAGACAGCTGAGGTGGATGACATTAAG TCTGGTAAGATTGCTCGAGAGCTGCACTTTGTTGACCACAATGTGCGGACAAAGCTGGACGAGTTAAAGCGGCGGGAGTTGGAGCGGCTTCGGCACCTCGCTGTCAAGGAACATGAGAAGGAGGCGGGGGTGGACCGCAGCCTCCTCAAGGTTCCGGTGCACATCGACCACCGCAATCCTACACGCTTCGAGGTGGAGGACCTAAAGAAACTTATAGTCAag ACCACAGAGGACTTGGAGAAGGTAGaccaggagaggaagaaggaattcaagaaatatgagatggagaaagagtatCTTAGGCAGGAAGAAATGCAGAGTATGGATGACTCCCACCGCAAGGAAGTTGAGGAGAAGCACCAGCAAGAGATAAAGCAGCACAAACAACATGAAAAGCTTCACCATCCAGGCTCCAAACAACAACTAGAAGAG GTATGGGAGGAGCAGGACCATATGCAGCCAGAAGACTTTGATCCCAAGaccttcttccatcttcatg ACTTGGATGGGAATGGTTATTGGGACCAGACTGAGGTAAAGGCACTCTTCAAAAAGGAGCTGGACAAGATGTATGATCCCAACGCTCCTGAGGATGACATGATGGAACGCTATGAAGAGATGGAGCGTATGAGGGAACACGTCTTCCAGGAGTCTGATTTAAACAGAGACAATCTCATTAG CTTCAAGGAGTTTGTTGACCAGACAAAACGAGCAGACTTTGAGCAGGACAATGGATGGCAGGGGCTGGATGAGGAGGAGCTTTACTCACAGCAGGAGTATGAGGAGTACCAGCGGCAGCGGCACGAGGAGATTCAGAGGCTGGTGGAGGCTGGGGCG ATTCCTCCcccacctgggtatcatggggCACCAGCCATCCAACCAGCTGTTTACCAAGGGGGACCCCACCCAGGTCTAGCCCACCCAAATACCTTGCAACAGGGGTACCAAGCAGTACCACAGGTGTACCAAGCAGTACCACAGGGGTACCAAGCTGTACCACAAGGTTACCAAGTAGTACCACAGGGGTACCAAGCAGTACCACAGGGTTATCAGGCAGTACCCCAAAGCCATCAGGCACCACCTCAAGGTTACCAAGCAGTGCCTCAGCAG gATCCAAACCAGCTAGCCCAGCAAGGACAGGCTCATCCTGCACAAATTCAAGTTGGACAGGTTCCCCCAGCCCAGGCTCAGCAAGCTCATCCAGCCCAGGCTCAGCAAGCTCATCCAGCACAGGTTCAGCAAGTCCAGCCAGGTCTGGTTCAACAAGCCCAGCCAGCACAGGTTCAGCAGGCTCAGCCACCACAGGCAGTCAATGCTCAGCAAGGTCTCCCCGCTCAGCAGCATCCAGGCCAGGTTCAGGGAGTGCCGGGTCAGGTTGCACACAGTCAGCATCCTGACCTAAAGGCACCTGTGGCAGGACAGGTTCCTCAGCCTCCACAGCCTGTAGCAGGACAGGGGGTGGCAGCCCACCCATCCCAGCCTGCTGCTGTCCATCATTAA
- the LOC123511504 gene encoding nucleobindin-2-like isoform X3 has protein sequence MRQWQIAVLLVAVGVVVTKALPVKDKKPTPEEEKKAAEAHEGDGTDDWELNLEYGRYLKEVVQALESDQAFRKKLETAEVDDIKSGKIARELHFVDHNVRTKLDELKRRELERLRHLAVKEHEKEAGVDRSLLKVPVHIDHRNPTRFEVEDLKKLIVKTTEDLEKVDQERKKEFKKYEMEKEYLRQEEMQSMDDSHRKEVEEKHQQEIKQHKQHEKLHHPGSKQQLEEVWEEQDHMQPEDFDPKTFFHLHDLDGNGYWDQTEVKALFKKELDKMYDPNAPEDDMMERYEEMERMREHVFQESDLNRDNLISFKEFVDQTKRADFEQDNGWQGLDEEELYSQQEYEEYQRQRHEEIQRLVEAGADPNQLAQQGQAHPAQIQVGQVPPAQAQQAHPAQAQQAHPAQVQQVQPGLVQQAQPAQVQQAQPPQAVNAQQGLPAQQHPGQVQGVPGQVAHSQHPDLKAPVAGQVPQPPQPVAGQGVAAHPSQPAAVHH, from the exons ATGAGACAGTGGCAGATAGCAGTGCTACTGGTggcggtgggggtggtggtgaccAAGGCTCTTCCAGTCAAGGATAAGAAGCCCACacctgaggaagaaaagaaggctgCAGAGGCACACGAGGGAGATGGCACAGATGACTGG GAGTTGAACCTGGAGTATGGCAGGTACCTGAAGGAGGTGGTGCAGGCTCTGGAGAGTGACCAAGCCTTCAGGAAAAAATTGGAGACAGCTGAGGTGGATGACATTAAG TCTGGTAAGATTGCTCGAGAGCTGCACTTTGTTGACCACAATGTGCGGACAAAGCTGGACGAGTTAAAGCGGCGGGAGTTGGAGCGGCTTCGGCACCTCGCTGTCAAGGAACATGAGAAGGAGGCGGGGGTGGACCGCAGCCTCCTCAAGGTTCCGGTGCACATCGACCACCGCAATCCTACACGCTTCGAGGTGGAGGACCTAAAGAAACTTATAGTCAag ACCACAGAGGACTTGGAGAAGGTAGaccaggagaggaagaaggaattcaagaaatatgagatggagaaagagtatCTTAGGCAGGAAGAAATGCAGAGTATGGATGACTCCCACCGCAAGGAAGTTGAGGAGAAGCACCAGCAAGAGATAAAGCAGCACAAACAACATGAAAAGCTTCACCATCCAGGCTCCAAACAACAACTAGAAGAG GTATGGGAGGAGCAGGACCATATGCAGCCAGAAGACTTTGATCCCAAGaccttcttccatcttcatg ACTTGGATGGGAATGGTTATTGGGACCAGACTGAGGTAAAGGCACTCTTCAAAAAGGAGCTGGACAAGATGTATGATCCCAACGCTCCTGAGGATGACATGATGGAACGCTATGAAGAGATGGAGCGTATGAGGGAACACGTCTTCCAGGAGTCTGATTTAAACAGAGACAATCTCATTAG CTTCAAGGAGTTTGTTGACCAGACAAAACGAGCAGACTTTGAGCAGGACAATGGATGGCAGGGGCTGGATGAGGAGGAGCTTTACTCACAGCAGGAGTATGAGGAGTACCAGCGGCAGCGGCACGAGGAGATTCAGAGGCTGGTGGAGGCTGGGGCG gATCCAAACCAGCTAGCCCAGCAAGGACAGGCTCATCCTGCACAAATTCAAGTTGGACAGGTTCCCCCAGCCCAGGCTCAGCAAGCTCATCCAGCCCAGGCTCAGCAAGCTCATCCAGCACAGGTTCAGCAAGTCCAGCCAGGTCTGGTTCAACAAGCCCAGCCAGCACAGGTTCAGCAGGCTCAGCCACCACAGGCAGTCAATGCTCAGCAAGGTCTCCCCGCTCAGCAGCATCCAGGCCAGGTTCAGGGAGTGCCGGGTCAGGTTGCACACAGTCAGCATCCTGACCTAAAGGCACCTGTGGCAGGACAGGTTCCTCAGCCTCCACAGCCTGTAGCAGGACAGGGGGTGGCAGCCCACCCATCCCAGCCTGCTGCTGTCCATCATTAA
- the LOC123511507 gene encoding L-threonine 3-dehydrogenase-like, producing MALPTEMTCLVKEEPEEGYELVRRPVPSPGPGDAIIKVDRVGICGSDINLWKWNDMAQVIATLPFIPGHEATGEVVAVGTGVSEVKIGQRVAVENHFYCGQCYQCKEGRGDICQRMDQYGHGRGTMHGGCGQYSLVPARYCYALTAPLTPDQAVLLEPMGVAHNALEAISVAGEDVLVLGCGPVGLFAIAIAKALGARAVYGMDQVSGKLELARTMGASRVIHTGKENVTEVIQALTAGNGIGRIVEASGAASLLNASFSWLRKGGQMALIGLPKAPLHVENVTTDVLFKSLTLKTVHGRRIFHTWAECERLLVEGKVDITPVVSHHLPISQYRRAFDLLTSGSASKILLDPQN from the exons ATGGCTCTACCTACTGAAATGACCTGCTTGGTGAAGGAGGAGCCAGAAGAGGGGTATGAACTAGTGAGGCGCCCTGTACCCTCACCAGGCCCTGGGGACGCCATCATCAAGGTGGACAGA GTTGGAATTTGTGGCTCTGACATCAATCTGTGGAAATGGAATGATATGGCACAGGTCATTGCCACACTGCCTTTCATTCCTG gaCATGAAGCCACTGGGGAAGTAGTGGCAGTGGGCACAGGCGTGAGTGAGGTCAAGATTGGTCAACGTGTGGCAGTTGAGAACCATTTCTATTGTGGGCAGTGTTACCAATGCAAG GAAGGCCGTGGGGACATTTGCCAGCGTATGGACCAGTATGGGCATGGAAGAGGCACAATGCATGGAGGTTGTGGACAGTATTCCCTAGTGCCAGCCCGCTACTGCTATGCCCTCACAGCACCACTCACGCCAGACCAGGCTGTCCTGCTTGAGCCTATGG GAGTGGCTCACAATGCATTGGAGGCTATCAGTGTGGCAGGCGAGGATGTGCTGGTGTTGGGCTGTGGACCTGTGGGCTTGTTTGCTATTGCCATTGCCAAGGCACTGG gggCTCGGGCAGTGTATGGTATGGACCAAGTGAGTGGCAAGCTGGAGCTGGCCCGGACGATGGGTGCGTCACGAGTCATCCACACAGGGAAG GAAAATGTGACGGAAGTCATTCAAGCACTGACCGCAGGTAATGGAATAGGTCGTATAGTGGAGGCCAGCGGGGCAGCCTCCCTGCTCAATGCCTCCTTCTCCTGGCTGAGGAAG GGTGGGCAGATGGCACTCATTGGCTTACCCAAGGCACCCCTTCATGTGGAGAATGTAACAACTGATGTATTGTTTAAGTCTCTCACTCTCAAGACTGTCCATGGCCGCAG GATTTTCCACACCTGGGCAGAGTGTGAGAGACTCCTGGTAGAAGGCAAGGTGGACATTACCCCTGTGGTTTCTCATCACCTTCCCATTAGTCAGTACCGTCGTGCCTTTGACCTCCTTACATCTGGCAGTGCTTCCAAGATTCTTCTTGACCCTCAAAACTGA
- the LOC123511504 gene encoding nucleobindin-2-like isoform X1, with the protein MRQWQIAVLLVAVGVVVTKALPVKDKKPTPEEEKKAAEAHEGDGTDDWELNLEYGRYLKEVVQALESDQAFRKKLETAEVDDIKSGKIARELHFVDHNVRTKLDELKRRELERLRHLAVKEHEKEAGVDRSLLKVPVHIDHRNPTRFEVEDLKKLIVKTTEDLEKVDQERKKEFKKYEMEKEYLRQEEMQSMDDSHRKEVEEKHQQEIKQHKQHEKLHHPGSKQQLEEVWEEQDHMQPEDFDPKTFFHLHDLDGNGYWDQTEVKALFKKELDKMYDPNAPEDDMMERYEEMERMREHVFQESDLNRDNLISFKEFVDQTKRADFEQDNGWQGLDEEELYSQQEYEEYQRQRHEEIQRLVEAGAIPPPPGYHGAPAIQPAVYQGGPHPGLAHPNTLQQGYQAVPQVYQAVPQGYQAVPQGYQVVPQGYQAVPQGYQAVPQSHQAPPQGYQAVPQQVQYSSKDPNQLAQQGQAHPAQIQVGQVPPAQAQQAHPAQAQQAHPAQVQQVQPGLVQQAQPAQVQQAQPPQAVNAQQGLPAQQHPGQVQGVPGQVAHSQHPDLKAPVAGQVPQPPQPVAGQGVAAHPSQPAAVHH; encoded by the exons ATGAGACAGTGGCAGATAGCAGTGCTACTGGTggcggtgggggtggtggtgaccAAGGCTCTTCCAGTCAAGGATAAGAAGCCCACacctgaggaagaaaagaaggctgCAGAGGCACACGAGGGAGATGGCACAGATGACTGG GAGTTGAACCTGGAGTATGGCAGGTACCTGAAGGAGGTGGTGCAGGCTCTGGAGAGTGACCAAGCCTTCAGGAAAAAATTGGAGACAGCTGAGGTGGATGACATTAAG TCTGGTAAGATTGCTCGAGAGCTGCACTTTGTTGACCACAATGTGCGGACAAAGCTGGACGAGTTAAAGCGGCGGGAGTTGGAGCGGCTTCGGCACCTCGCTGTCAAGGAACATGAGAAGGAGGCGGGGGTGGACCGCAGCCTCCTCAAGGTTCCGGTGCACATCGACCACCGCAATCCTACACGCTTCGAGGTGGAGGACCTAAAGAAACTTATAGTCAag ACCACAGAGGACTTGGAGAAGGTAGaccaggagaggaagaaggaattcaagaaatatgagatggagaaagagtatCTTAGGCAGGAAGAAATGCAGAGTATGGATGACTCCCACCGCAAGGAAGTTGAGGAGAAGCACCAGCAAGAGATAAAGCAGCACAAACAACATGAAAAGCTTCACCATCCAGGCTCCAAACAACAACTAGAAGAG GTATGGGAGGAGCAGGACCATATGCAGCCAGAAGACTTTGATCCCAAGaccttcttccatcttcatg ACTTGGATGGGAATGGTTATTGGGACCAGACTGAGGTAAAGGCACTCTTCAAAAAGGAGCTGGACAAGATGTATGATCCCAACGCTCCTGAGGATGACATGATGGAACGCTATGAAGAGATGGAGCGTATGAGGGAACACGTCTTCCAGGAGTCTGATTTAAACAGAGACAATCTCATTAG CTTCAAGGAGTTTGTTGACCAGACAAAACGAGCAGACTTTGAGCAGGACAATGGATGGCAGGGGCTGGATGAGGAGGAGCTTTACTCACAGCAGGAGTATGAGGAGTACCAGCGGCAGCGGCACGAGGAGATTCAGAGGCTGGTGGAGGCTGGGGCG ATTCCTCCcccacctgggtatcatggggCACCAGCCATCCAACCAGCTGTTTACCAAGGGGGACCCCACCCAGGTCTAGCCCACCCAAATACCTTGCAACAGGGGTACCAAGCAGTACCACAGGTGTACCAAGCAGTACCACAGGGGTACCAAGCTGTACCACAAGGTTACCAAGTAGTACCACAGGGGTACCAAGCAGTACCACAGGGTTATCAGGCAGTACCCCAAAGCCATCAGGCACCACCTCAAGGTTACCAAGCAGTGCCTCAGCAGGTACAGTATTCTAGCAAG gATCCAAACCAGCTAGCCCAGCAAGGACAGGCTCATCCTGCACAAATTCAAGTTGGACAGGTTCCCCCAGCCCAGGCTCAGCAAGCTCATCCAGCCCAGGCTCAGCAAGCTCATCCAGCACAGGTTCAGCAAGTCCAGCCAGGTCTGGTTCAACAAGCCCAGCCAGCACAGGTTCAGCAGGCTCAGCCACCACAGGCAGTCAATGCTCAGCAAGGTCTCCCCGCTCAGCAGCATCCAGGCCAGGTTCAGGGAGTGCCGGGTCAGGTTGCACACAGTCAGCATCCTGACCTAAAGGCACCTGTGGCAGGACAGGTTCCTCAGCCTCCACAGCCTGTAGCAGGACAGGGGGTGGCAGCCCACCCATCCCAGCCTGCTGCTGTCCATCATTAA